A single Actinomadura algeriensis DNA region contains:
- a CDS encoding phage resistance protein: MAVQLLRDLIEIPERVHAGDFVLQLAKGVGEDSTLRDYVVTDQLKGCFDEALGIIHSTVTGQQSRAVYLDGSFGSGKSHFMAVLHAILRGEQEALEKKGLKEVVKDHREWLDGRKFLLVPFHMIEAVSLESAVLGGYVRYVRELYPDAPLPAVYRDEGLLADARELRSSLGDERFIAGMSTGSEEEQEWNEVGWTGSQLDTALAAPPGDTDRKRLVGDLVATHFKRYADAVTGTDSFIDLDRGLAEISTHAKQVLGYDAVVLFLDELVLWLSGYIGDIARVQAEAQKVSKLVESAEHERPAPIISFVPRQRDLRELVGRDVAGATTASLFDTLKYWDGRFDTIRLEDRNLPAVVSARLLRTKSDEAEKALDTAFDRVTNTRSDVWEALLDAQGGASDAAAFRATYPFSPAFLHAMVDISSALQRQRTALRLMQQLLVDYRDVLPVGQLMPMGAIYDVLVRGRDRPFTDKLRGEFEQAKSFYTGRLLPYLLDRHGLTPDQLADLPSRHAFRADDLVVKTLLLAALVPNVPALRSLTAGRLAALNHGSIVTMLPGQDRVMVAKTLRDLAGEFGEFQVTGGEDPMVEVSLIRVDTAGILRSVANVDDDAAKRRLVKSMLWTAFEAQDRGEFVTTRPIVWKGTERIVELVFGNVRDRERLPDGRFEPESPGALRVVIDYPFDEGDKGPVEDRRRLRELQEKADPPLTLAWVPSFLSRTRLIELGDLIRINYLLERRDRLDELTATLSAADREHARNQLRNRQSALREKLTTALRRVYGLAAPEEADIGARSEEPIIALDSRLELRAPAGLDFGDALQRLCGQLLDHAYPKHPDFDPTGRRQVIRKSELTTVLRTVEEAVQNRVGRLEVPRTDLPVLKRIAHPAQIATVSEVFVLRDDWKMLLGRRAAQSGHPIQEVSVRDVRAWILDEQPGLPPLVVDLITACYVLQDNRSWYRGERSIPAPQPGDIQSDMRLRRQELPSEDEFQRAMDRAVMVFGATRQPVNTARAVASAADVVRRRSGELLADVETLVDLYGEHRDTLGLDDAAPRLVTARATAAVLNRVAAVSDPTRLLKSLAAADLDTDLERYRAVLAAAEDLGDALPKFQWRILDQLPALANGTGPKKERAAVLLERLRLAARDDEHVVPLKKQLELIESRAVDLIIDQAESGDEQPEQTRKIQRAVSRVHHQGSGTIADSIELSARGHAEWKHERVTAKGLPTVVEELLRTAQANPDVLFDITWRTVRDE; the protein is encoded by the coding sequence ATGGCGGTTCAACTGCTGCGCGACTTGATCGAGATCCCCGAGCGCGTGCACGCCGGGGACTTCGTCCTCCAGCTCGCCAAAGGCGTCGGCGAGGACTCGACGCTTCGTGACTACGTGGTCACCGACCAGCTCAAGGGTTGCTTCGACGAGGCGCTCGGCATCATCCACTCGACGGTGACCGGGCAGCAGTCTCGGGCGGTGTACCTGGACGGGTCGTTCGGTTCCGGTAAGAGCCACTTCATGGCCGTGCTGCACGCGATCCTGCGGGGCGAGCAGGAGGCACTGGAGAAGAAGGGGCTCAAGGAGGTCGTCAAGGACCACCGGGAGTGGCTCGACGGCCGGAAGTTCCTGCTGGTGCCGTTCCACATGATCGAGGCGGTGTCGCTGGAGTCGGCCGTGCTCGGCGGCTACGTCCGGTACGTACGGGAGCTGTATCCGGACGCGCCCCTGCCCGCCGTCTACCGGGACGAGGGGCTGCTGGCCGACGCCCGCGAGTTGCGCTCCTCGCTCGGTGACGAGCGGTTCATCGCGGGGATGAGCACCGGGTCCGAGGAAGAGCAGGAGTGGAACGAGGTCGGCTGGACCGGCTCCCAGCTCGACACCGCATTGGCCGCCCCGCCCGGTGACACCGACCGCAAGCGCCTGGTGGGCGACCTGGTCGCCACCCACTTCAAGCGGTACGCGGACGCGGTCACCGGCACCGACTCCTTCATCGACCTGGACCGGGGCCTGGCCGAGATCAGCACGCACGCCAAGCAGGTGCTCGGCTACGACGCCGTCGTGCTGTTCCTGGACGAACTGGTGCTCTGGCTGTCGGGCTACATCGGCGACATCGCCCGCGTGCAGGCCGAGGCGCAGAAGGTGTCGAAGCTGGTGGAATCGGCCGAACACGAGCGACCGGCCCCCATCATCAGCTTCGTGCCGCGCCAGCGGGACCTCCGGGAGCTGGTGGGCCGGGATGTCGCCGGGGCCACCACGGCGAGCCTGTTCGACACGCTCAAGTACTGGGACGGGCGGTTCGACACCATCAGGCTGGAGGATCGGAACCTCCCTGCCGTCGTCAGCGCCCGGCTGCTGCGCACGAAGAGCGACGAGGCCGAAAAGGCCCTGGACACCGCCTTCGACCGGGTCACGAACACGCGTTCGGACGTATGGGAGGCGTTGCTGGACGCGCAGGGCGGCGCGTCGGACGCCGCGGCGTTCCGCGCCACCTATCCGTTCAGCCCGGCGTTTCTGCACGCGATGGTCGACATCTCCTCCGCCCTGCAGCGGCAGCGGACCGCGCTGCGACTGATGCAGCAACTCCTCGTCGACTACCGGGACGTGCTGCCGGTCGGGCAGCTCATGCCGATGGGCGCCATCTACGACGTGCTCGTGCGCGGCCGCGACCGTCCGTTCACCGACAAGCTCCGCGGAGAGTTCGAGCAGGCCAAGAGCTTCTACACAGGCCGGCTCCTGCCGTACCTGCTGGACAGGCACGGACTGACCCCGGATCAGCTCGCCGACCTGCCGTCCCGGCACGCCTTCCGCGCGGACGACCTGGTCGTCAAGACGCTGCTGCTCGCCGCGCTGGTGCCGAACGTGCCCGCGCTGCGGTCGCTGACCGCCGGGCGGCTCGCGGCGCTCAACCACGGCTCCATCGTGACCATGCTGCCCGGCCAGGACCGGGTCATGGTGGCCAAGACACTGCGGGACCTGGCCGGGGAGTTCGGTGAGTTCCAGGTGACCGGCGGCGAGGACCCGATGGTCGAGGTGTCGCTGATCCGCGTCGACACCGCGGGCATCCTGCGGAGCGTCGCCAACGTCGACGACGACGCCGCGAAGCGGCGGCTGGTCAAGTCGATGCTTTGGACGGCGTTCGAGGCGCAGGACCGGGGCGAGTTCGTCACCACCCGCCCGATCGTGTGGAAGGGCACCGAGCGGATCGTCGAGCTGGTCTTCGGGAACGTCCGCGACCGCGAGCGTCTCCCCGACGGCCGGTTCGAACCCGAGTCGCCGGGTGCTCTCCGGGTCGTCATCGACTACCCGTTCGACGAGGGCGACAAGGGCCCGGTCGAGGATCGACGGCGGTTGCGCGAACTGCAGGAGAAGGCCGACCCGCCGCTGACCCTGGCCTGGGTGCCGTCCTTCCTGTCGCGGACGCGGCTGATCGAGCTCGGCGACCTGATCCGCATCAACTACCTGCTGGAACGCCGGGATCGGCTCGACGAGCTGACCGCCACCCTGTCCGCGGCCGACCGGGAACACGCCCGCAACCAGTTGCGGAACCGCCAGTCGGCGCTGCGCGAGAAGCTCACGACGGCGCTGCGGCGTGTTTACGGTCTCGCGGCCCCCGAGGAGGCCGACATCGGTGCCCGCTCCGAGGAGCCGATCATCGCGCTCGACTCGCGGCTCGAACTGCGCGCTCCGGCCGGCCTCGACTTCGGCGATGCTCTGCAGCGGCTCTGCGGACAGTTGCTCGACCACGCCTATCCGAAGCACCCCGACTTCGACCCCACCGGCCGCCGTCAGGTAATCCGCAAGAGCGAGCTCACAACCGTGCTGCGCACCGTGGAGGAGGCCGTCCAAAACCGAGTCGGACGGCTGGAGGTGCCCCGGACGGACCTGCCGGTGCTCAAGCGCATCGCGCACCCGGCGCAGATCGCGACCGTGAGCGAGGTTTTCGTTCTACGGGACGACTGGAAGATGCTGCTGGGGCGGCGGGCCGCGCAGAGCGGGCATCCGATCCAGGAAGTCTCGGTGCGGGACGTCCGCGCGTGGATCCTCGACGAGCAGCCCGGCCTGCCGCCGCTCGTCGTCGACCTGATCACCGCGTGCTACGTCCTTCAGGACAACCGCTCCTGGTACCGGGGAGAACGCTCGATCCCCGCTCCGCAGCCCGGGGACATCCAGTCGGACATGCGGCTGCGACGGCAGGAACTCCCGAGCGAGGACGAATTCCAGCGCGCGATGGACCGGGCCGTGATGGTGTTCGGCGCGACCCGGCAGCCCGTCAACACCGCCCGCGCCGTCGCCTCCGCCGCGGACGTCGTGCGCCGCCGCAGCGGTGAGCTGCTCGCCGACGTCGAGACGCTGGTGGACCTCTACGGCGAGCACCGCGACACGCTCGGCCTGGACGACGCCGCGCCACGCCTGGTGACCGCGCGGGCGACCGCCGCCGTGCTCAACCGGGTGGCGGCCGTCTCCGACCCGACCCGGCTGCTCAAGTCCCTGGCCGCCGCCGACCTGGACACCGACCTGGAGCGCTACCGGGCCGTCCTGGCCGCCGCCGAGGATCTCGGCGACGCGCTGCCCAAGTTCCAGTGGCGAATCCTCGACCAGTTGCCCGCTCTCGCGAACGGCACCGGCCCGAAGAAAGAGCGTGCGGCGGTGCTGCTGGAACGTCTGCGCCTCGCGGCGCGCGACGACGAACACGTCGTCCCGCTGAAGAAGCAGCTCGAGTTGATCGAGAGCCGGGCCGTCGACCTCATCATCGACCAGGCGGAGTCCGGGGACGAGCAGCCCGAGCAGACCAGAAAGATCCAGCGAGCCGTATCCCGAGTGCACCATCAAGGAAGCGGCACGATCGCCGACTCAATCGAATTGAGCGCTCGCGGTCATGCCGAGTGGAAGCACGAGCGCGTCACCGCAAAGGGCCTCCCGACCGTGGTCGAGGAACTGCTGAGAACCGCACAGGCCAACCCGGACGTCCTGTTCGACATCACGTGGCGGACCGTTCGCGATGAGTGA
- the pglZ gene encoding BREX-2 system phosphatase PglZ — protein sequence MSEQTVVRGPAPEANRSIVEGALRHALRKAAAHRDKFGTATGRERVLLLRAAPEWHGPPEITVRIGTGEDIVATVKGCRTVLAVLEALSEPRDPDAFLVVLTPWEAEDLGDSVLAMALGNEVRTVNRWDLVAEAFGARRLDPRFNAREHRWIADALLDAQPGPGWRRVNTPVLQFDTVLRRLAAIRLGKEEDERLDASALLDWSRDELRVARFADLSTEERDGLATWLESSVGPVARVVFRLLAGGQAMDAVPFGLAAAELYGAAAEGVKVAREARIRAEERFFAGSAPGEASLRAFAEAAESLLLRWSDNGHAAEARVACTRAEQILAELRADELARTSKVLDAGLDARLDALATELAAVLPCPRAIDLGGVEAALAEVRGHRRPGDRAGEVDAAESAARLVRWLASPETRPVTVADGAARHIRSWGWVDRASSVVFNADTGRVPRARAVYADVFRTVRERRAGLDLAFAERLAAWTASSATPERLLLVENLLDGVARPVADRAAPLIIVVDGMSAAAACALAEEIIASRTWREVGRGPEGREAALATVPSATVFSRTSLLCGELAAGGQSRERTGFAAFWRGRRSALFHKAGLGGGPGAQLSEKLREALANVGTVVGVVLNAIDDALADDYRVNAPTWRLSEIDYLPQLLAEAATARRPVILTSDHGHVLDHGDGVVPVEAESARYRTGPPGDGELPVRGPRVLTTGGDVTVPWDERIRYGSRRAGYHGGVAPAETVVPVLVFVPVEVPAPKGWFEYDTVSLHEPLWWSPLPAAPLAPTPAPPVSSPEREDDALFSVRDAATAGAGPGSRVVDSALFAAQRRFVRKAPPDEEVAVLVDGLVEAGGKLPTGAAAALVGQPSFRMAGYLSAVGRLLNVDGYQVIGESDGGRTVELDVRLLSMQFLGE from the coding sequence ATGAGTGAGCAGACCGTCGTCCGCGGACCCGCTCCCGAGGCCAACCGAAGCATTGTGGAGGGCGCGCTGCGGCATGCCCTGCGCAAGGCCGCCGCGCACCGTGACAAGTTCGGTACGGCCACCGGGCGGGAGCGCGTGCTGCTTCTGCGCGCCGCACCGGAATGGCACGGCCCCCCGGAGATCACCGTCCGCATCGGGACGGGCGAGGACATCGTTGCCACAGTCAAAGGCTGCCGGACCGTCCTCGCCGTCTTGGAGGCGCTGAGCGAGCCGAGAGACCCGGACGCTTTCCTGGTCGTCCTGACGCCGTGGGAGGCCGAAGATCTCGGCGACTCCGTACTGGCCATGGCGCTCGGCAACGAGGTCCGCACGGTCAACCGGTGGGACTTGGTCGCGGAGGCGTTCGGAGCGCGGCGGCTCGACCCCCGCTTCAATGCCAGGGAGCATCGCTGGATCGCCGATGCGCTGCTCGACGCACAGCCCGGCCCCGGCTGGAGACGCGTCAACACCCCCGTACTGCAGTTCGACACGGTCCTTCGGCGGCTGGCGGCGATACGTCTCGGCAAGGAGGAGGACGAACGGCTGGACGCGTCCGCCCTCCTGGATTGGAGCCGCGACGAGCTTCGCGTCGCCCGGTTCGCGGACCTGTCCACCGAAGAACGCGACGGCCTGGCCACCTGGCTGGAGTCCTCGGTGGGGCCGGTGGCCCGCGTGGTGTTCCGGCTGCTCGCCGGAGGTCAGGCAATGGACGCGGTGCCGTTCGGGCTCGCCGCCGCGGAGTTGTACGGTGCGGCAGCCGAGGGCGTCAAGGTCGCCAGGGAGGCCCGGATCCGTGCGGAGGAGCGCTTCTTCGCGGGATCCGCACCCGGCGAGGCGTCCTTGCGGGCCTTCGCCGAAGCGGCGGAGTCGCTCTTGCTGCGGTGGAGCGACAACGGTCACGCGGCCGAGGCGCGGGTGGCGTGCACGCGTGCCGAACAGATCCTCGCCGAGTTGCGCGCCGACGAGCTCGCCCGCACGAGCAAGGTGCTCGACGCGGGCCTCGACGCACGGCTGGACGCCCTCGCCACCGAACTCGCGGCTGTGCTGCCCTGCCCGCGCGCGATCGATCTCGGGGGCGTGGAGGCAGCGCTGGCGGAGGTGCGGGGGCATCGCCGTCCCGGCGACCGTGCCGGGGAGGTGGACGCGGCGGAGTCCGCCGCACGACTCGTCCGCTGGCTGGCGAGCCCGGAGACCCGCCCGGTCACCGTCGCCGACGGCGCCGCCCGGCACATCCGCTCGTGGGGCTGGGTCGATCGGGCCTCCTCGGTCGTGTTCAACGCCGACACCGGCCGGGTTCCGCGCGCGCGGGCCGTGTACGCGGACGTATTCCGGACGGTGCGGGAACGGCGGGCCGGGCTGGATCTGGCCTTCGCCGAACGGCTGGCGGCGTGGACCGCCTCGTCCGCGACCCCGGAACGTCTCCTGCTGGTGGAAAATTTGCTGGACGGCGTCGCCCGACCGGTGGCCGACCGTGCCGCTCCCCTGATCATCGTGGTCGATGGGATGAGTGCCGCCGCCGCCTGCGCGCTGGCCGAAGAAATCATCGCCTCCCGAACCTGGCGGGAAGTGGGGCGCGGCCCCGAAGGGCGCGAGGCCGCGCTGGCGACCGTCCCGTCCGCGACGGTGTTCTCCCGGACGAGCCTGCTGTGCGGCGAACTCGCAGCAGGTGGGCAGTCACGGGAACGCACCGGTTTCGCGGCCTTCTGGCGTGGTCGCCGCAGCGCTCTGTTCCATAAGGCGGGCCTCGGCGGCGGGCCGGGCGCGCAACTGTCCGAAAAGCTGCGCGAGGCTCTGGCGAACGTCGGCACCGTCGTCGGCGTCGTCCTCAACGCCATCGACGACGCGCTGGCGGACGACTACCGGGTCAACGCTCCGACCTGGCGGCTGAGCGAGATCGATTACCTTCCGCAGTTGCTCGCCGAGGCGGCCACCGCACGGCGGCCGGTGATCCTCACGTCCGACCACGGGCACGTGCTCGACCATGGGGACGGCGTCGTGCCGGTTGAGGCGGAGTCCGCGCGCTACCGGACCGGGCCCCCCGGGGACGGAGAATTGCCCGTGCGCGGCCCCCGGGTCCTCACGACGGGCGGCGACGTGACCGTCCCTTGGGACGAGCGGATCCGCTACGGGTCGCGGCGAGCGGGCTACCACGGCGGTGTGGCACCTGCGGAGACGGTCGTTCCCGTGCTCGTCTTCGTCCCCGTTGAGGTGCCGGCCCCCAAGGGCTGGTTCGAATACGACACGGTCTCGCTGCACGAACCGTTGTGGTGGAGTCCGCTTCCGGCTGCCCCGCTCGCGCCGACGCCCGCACCGCCGGTCTCCTCACCCGAGCGGGAGGACGACGCGCTGTTCAGCGTGCGGGACGCCGCGACGGCCGGTGCCGGCCCCGGCTCCCGCGTGGTCGATTCGGCGCTGTTCGCGGCGCAGCGCCGTTTCGTCCGCAAGGCGCCGCCGGACGAGGAGGTGGCGGTTCTCGTCGACGGTCTCGTGGAGGCCGGCGGGAAGCTTCCGACCGGTGCGGCCGCCGCACTCGTCGGGCAGCCCTCCTTTCGGATGGCGGGGTACCTGTCCGCGGTCGGCCGGCTCCTCAACGTCGACGGCTACCAGGTCATCGGCGAGAGCGACGGGGGACGCACCGTGGAACTGGACGTCCGGCTGCTGTCGATGCAGTTCCTGGGAGAGTGA
- the brxD gene encoding BREX system ATP-binding protein BrxD, translating to MDVAGVSPARRREVIDALRRGTVPRAGLDLFAVGLERFEGALDEELSAVAAKGAVFKAVRGEYGSGKTFFARWMAERAKRRGFAVSEIQISETETPLHRLETVYRRLVERLTTSSHRPSALRDIIDAWFFALEEDVLAEGTVPPDAEGMPDPGALQLGVDELAERRLASVARTTPAFAAALRGYRRAALAEDAVTAEALIAWIGGQPNVSAAAKRSAGIKGDLDHFGALGFLQGLLTVLRDSGHPGILVVLDEIETLQRVRSDVRERGLNALRQLLDEMDGGRFPGLYLMVTGTPAFYDGRQGVQRLAPLAQRLATDFADPRFDNPRAVQIRLPGFDADGLVRLGTRVRDLYARDADPRVASVVNDAYVTELARAVTGELGGKVGLAPRIFLRKLVEQVLDRVDQFAEFDPRKHYALTLSPAELSETERNAWRQRAADADDVELDLDVP from the coding sequence ATGGACGTCGCCGGGGTGAGCCCTGCGCGGCGCCGCGAGGTGATCGACGCTCTGCGCCGCGGCACCGTCCCCCGCGCCGGCCTGGACCTTTTCGCAGTCGGGCTGGAGCGGTTCGAAGGCGCGCTCGACGAGGAGTTGTCCGCGGTGGCCGCGAAGGGCGCGGTCTTCAAGGCGGTCCGCGGAGAGTACGGGTCGGGCAAGACGTTCTTCGCACGCTGGATGGCGGAGCGGGCGAAGCGGCGCGGGTTCGCGGTTTCGGAGATTCAGATCTCCGAAACCGAGACCCCTCTGCATCGTCTGGAGACGGTGTACCGGCGGCTCGTGGAACGGCTCACCACCTCCTCGCACCGCCCCAGCGCCCTCCGGGACATCATCGACGCCTGGTTCTTCGCGCTCGAGGAGGACGTCCTCGCAGAGGGCACCGTTCCGCCCGATGCGGAGGGCATGCCGGATCCGGGGGCTCTCCAGCTCGGCGTCGACGAGCTCGCCGAGCGCCGGCTCGCCTCGGTCGCCCGCACGACTCCCGCGTTCGCCGCCGCGCTACGCGGCTACCGCAGGGCCGCGCTGGCGGAAGACGCGGTAACCGCCGAAGCGCTGATCGCCTGGATCGGGGGGCAGCCGAACGTCTCCGCCGCGGCCAAGCGTTCCGCCGGGATCAAGGGAGACCTCGACCATTTCGGGGCCCTGGGTTTTCTGCAGGGGCTGCTGACCGTGCTGCGCGACTCGGGGCATCCGGGCATCCTCGTGGTGCTCGACGAGATCGAGACGCTGCAGCGGGTACGGAGCGATGTGCGCGAGAGGGGACTCAACGCGCTGCGGCAACTGCTGGACGAGATGGACGGCGGCCGCTTCCCCGGTCTCTACCTGATGGTCACGGGAACTCCGGCCTTCTATGACGGGCGGCAGGGCGTGCAGCGCCTGGCGCCCCTGGCCCAGCGGCTGGCGACCGATTTCGCCGACCCCAGATTCGACAACCCGCGTGCCGTCCAGATCCGCCTGCCGGGCTTCGACGCGGACGGGCTGGTGCGGCTGGGCACGCGGGTACGCGACCTGTATGCGCGGGATGCGGACCCCAGAGTCGCGTCGGTGGTGAACGACGCCTACGTCACGGAACTGGCGCGTGCGGTGACCGGCGAACTCGGCGGGAAGGTCGGCCTCGCCCCTCGAATTTTCCTGCGAAAGCTCGTCGAGCAAGTTCTCGACCGTGTCGACCAGTTCGCCGAGTTCGATCCACGCAAGCATTACGCGCTCACGTTGTCGCCCGCGGAACTGTCCGAAACCGAGCGCAACGCCTGGCGGCAGCGGGCGGCCGATGCCGACGACGTCGAACTGGACCTCGACGTCCCATGA
- a CDS encoding DEAD/DEAH box helicase, which yields MTLDVLHPSLAHHLVNTLGWPGLRPLQKAAADPLMAGDDALLLAPTAGGKTEAAVFPLLTRMAKENWGAPSLLYLAPLKALLNNLLPRLETYSGWLGYRTGIWHGDVTSGGRARLLRDPTELLLTTPESLESMLVSTKVDHRRWFAGLRAVVVDEVHAFAGDDRGWHLLAVLERLTRLAGLPVQRVGLSATVGNPEALLRWLQGSASGARTARVVAPEATAPTAAPVASCAAPASVAPPPGDIQLDHVGSIAGAAKVIAALHPGEKRLVFCDSRRLVEELGVALRARGVTVFLSHASLSTDERHRAEQAFAESRDCVIVATSTLELGIDVGDLDRVIQLNAPSSVASFLQRSGRAGRRTGSVRNCLFLALDTPGFLQAAGLLLLWGRGFVEPVVPPPEPRHIIAQQILALCLQEHRVGSNLWSDWWNGLGPFGETAKPIVDHLVERGFLDVDGGMLFVGPEAERTFGRRHFMELTTAFTVMPQFTVLHGREEVGRTDPALLTERVEGPRLLLLAGRSWRVTWIDWKRRRCFVEAADAGGKARWSMPGVNGLSFALAQAVRDVLLGAAPPVRLTRRGERLLANARETAVPTVHPGGTLISRSGEDVRWWTWAGYRANATLKASLGTVSDPEQKVGDFFVRLRTDLTPQAWNTARADAQKHLCLPPADSTALKGLKFSEALPQRLAEATLSARLVDLNGAETVLAQPTRFLM from the coding sequence ATGACGCTCGACGTGTTGCATCCGTCGCTGGCGCACCATCTCGTCAACACGCTGGGCTGGCCGGGGCTGCGCCCGCTGCAGAAGGCGGCCGCCGACCCGCTCATGGCCGGGGACGACGCGCTGCTGCTCGCGCCGACCGCGGGAGGGAAGACCGAGGCCGCTGTCTTTCCCCTGTTGACGCGGATGGCAAAGGAAAACTGGGGTGCGCCGTCGCTGTTGTACCTGGCGCCGCTCAAAGCATTGTTGAACAACCTTTTGCCACGTCTCGAAACCTATTCGGGCTGGCTCGGATATCGCACCGGCATCTGGCATGGCGATGTGACGTCCGGAGGCCGTGCCCGCCTGCTGCGAGATCCCACCGAACTACTGTTGACCACGCCGGAATCGCTCGAGTCGATGCTGGTGAGCACCAAGGTGGACCACCGTCGTTGGTTCGCCGGACTGCGGGCCGTCGTGGTGGACGAGGTGCACGCTTTCGCCGGGGACGACCGGGGCTGGCATCTGCTGGCCGTCCTGGAGCGATTGACGCGGCTCGCGGGCCTCCCCGTGCAGCGGGTCGGGCTGTCGGCCACCGTCGGGAATCCGGAGGCTCTGCTGCGGTGGCTTCAAGGCTCCGCCTCCGGTGCACGCACGGCCCGGGTGGTCGCACCGGAGGCAACGGCCCCGACCGCCGCACCGGTCGCGTCGTGCGCCGCACCGGCCTCTGTCGCGCCACCACCCGGGGATATCCAACTCGACCATGTCGGCTCGATCGCCGGGGCCGCCAAAGTCATCGCCGCGCTGCACCCCGGCGAGAAGCGACTCGTCTTCTGCGATTCCAGACGTCTCGTCGAGGAGCTGGGCGTGGCCCTGCGGGCCCGCGGCGTGACAGTGTTCCTCTCCCACGCGTCCCTCTCCACGGACGAACGGCACCGTGCCGAGCAGGCGTTCGCCGAATCCCGCGACTGCGTCATCGTGGCGACCAGCACGCTGGAACTGGGCATCGACGTCGGCGACCTCGACCGGGTCATCCAGCTCAACGCACCGTCCTCGGTGGCCTCCTTCCTGCAACGGTCCGGCCGCGCCGGCCGCCGGACCGGAAGCGTCCGCAACTGCCTGTTCCTCGCTCTCGACACGCCCGGGTTCCTGCAGGCCGCAGGGTTACTCCTGCTCTGGGGCCGGGGCTTCGTGGAGCCGGTCGTTCCGCCGCCCGAACCGCGGCACATCATCGCCCAGCAGATCCTGGCCCTTTGCCTTCAAGAGCACCGGGTCGGCTCGAACCTATGGAGCGATTGGTGGAACGGCCTCGGCCCATTCGGCGAGACCGCGAAGCCGATTGTGGATCATCTGGTCGAAAGAGGGTTTCTTGACGTGGACGGCGGCATGCTCTTCGTCGGCCCGGAGGCGGAACGAACGTTCGGCCGACGTCATTTCATGGAGCTGACGACCGCGTTCACCGTCATGCCCCAATTCACCGTCCTCCATGGCCGGGAAGAGGTCGGCCGGACTGATCCCGCACTGCTCACCGAGCGGGTGGAGGGACCTCGGCTTCTCCTGCTGGCAGGCCGGAGTTGGCGGGTGACCTGGATCGATTGGAAGCGTCGAAGGTGCTTTGTCGAAGCCGCGGACGCAGGCGGCAAGGCACGGTGGTCGATGCCCGGAGTCAACGGTCTGTCGTTCGCACTGGCCCAGGCCGTCCGGGACGTGTTGCTGGGCGCAGCCCCTCCTGTACGCCTTACTCGCAGAGGTGAGCGTCTGCTCGCAAACGCGCGGGAGACTGCCGTGCCCACCGTCCATCCTGGCGGTACGTTGATCAGCCGATCCGGCGAGGACGTCCGCTGGTGGACCTGGGCCGGCTACCGCGCGAACGCTACGCTCAAGGCGTCCTTGGGCACGGTAAGCGACCCGGAGCAAAAGGTAGGGGATTTTTTTGTCCGCCTGCGCACTGATCTGACCCCACAGGCGTGGAACACCGCGCGCGCCGATGCTCAAAAACATCTTTGCCTGCCGCCTGCCGATTCCACGGCGCTGAAAGGGCTGAAGTTCAGTGAGGCGTTGCCTCAACGCCTCGCCGAGGCAACGCTATCCGCTCGTCTCGTTGACCTGAAC